A single window of Hyla sarda isolate aHylSar1 chromosome 2, aHylSar1.hap1, whole genome shotgun sequence DNA harbors:
- the LOC130355285 gene encoding pleckstrin homology domain-containing family A member 3-like isoform X1, whose protein sequence is MRLLDMEGSLLKWTNYLSGWQPRYFVLDQGILSYYDSQDDVDKGSKGSIKMAVCEIRVHQADSCRMDLYIPKEQCFYLRADNVADRQRWLVALGSAKACLGDIESQKSKDVLPDNDSLSRKLSELRLFCDLLMGQVAEVKEAVTTEETGAAPNKEKLNTACSNLQGTCSYICSTLDECITYVNTSLHLQKQDPPLPVLPGDVVGSKLPLSRKVKRSLSQPVESAPPRTPNSPRQGDGVTVIKNLEQMAMRLHSQERKYLAASNATSG, encoded by the exons GCTGGCAGCCACGCTACTTTGTTCTGGACCAAGGCATCTTGTCCTACTATGATTCACAGGATGATGTTGATAAAGGGAGCAAGGGTAGCATTAAGATGGCCGTGTGTGAAATCCGAG TGCATCAGGCAGATAGCTGCAGAATGGATCTCTATATACCAAAGGAGCAGTGCTTTTACCTGCGAGCAGACAATGTAGCGGATAGACAAAGATGGTTGGTGGCCCTAGGTTCGGCCAAAGCCTGCTTGGGGGACATTGAATCTCAAAAATCTAAAG ATGTGCTGCCAGATAATGACAGTCTTAGTCGGAAGCTGTCAGAGTTGCGGCTCTTCTGTGATCTACTCATGGGGCAAGTGGCAGAAGTTAAAGAAGCAGTGactacagaggagacaggagctgCACCAAACAAGGAG AAGCTGAACACTGCGTGCTCCAACCTACAGGGAACATGCTCTTACATCTGTTCTACTTTAGATGAATGTATAACGTATGTTAACACTAGCCTGCATCTGCAGAAACAAGACCCCCCTCTACCAGTCTTACCTGGGGATGTGGTTGGCAGCAAACTTCCCCTGAGTCGAAAG gtTAAACGCTCTCTTAGTCAGCCTGTTGAATCAGCACCACCAAG GACTCCTAATTCCCCAAGGCAGGGTGATGGAGTTACCGTTATAAAGAATCTGGAGCAAATGGCGATGAGGTTACATTCCCAAGAACGAAAGTACTTGGCAGCCAGTAATGCAACATCTGGATGA
- the LOC130355285 gene encoding pleckstrin homology domain-containing family A member 3-like isoform X3, whose protein sequence is MAVCEIRVHQADSCRMDLYIPKEQCFYLRADNVADRQRWLVALGSAKACLGDIESQKSKDVLPDNDSLSRKLSELRLFCDLLMGQVAEVKEAVTTEETGAAPNKEKLNTACSNLQGTCSYICSTLDECITYVNTSLHLQKQDPPLPVLPGDVVGSKLPLSRKVKRSLSQPVESAPPRTPNSPRQGDGVTVIKNLEQMAMRLHSQERKYLAASNATSG, encoded by the exons ATGGCCGTGTGTGAAATCCGAG TGCATCAGGCAGATAGCTGCAGAATGGATCTCTATATACCAAAGGAGCAGTGCTTTTACCTGCGAGCAGACAATGTAGCGGATAGACAAAGATGGTTGGTGGCCCTAGGTTCGGCCAAAGCCTGCTTGGGGGACATTGAATCTCAAAAATCTAAAG ATGTGCTGCCAGATAATGACAGTCTTAGTCGGAAGCTGTCAGAGTTGCGGCTCTTCTGTGATCTACTCATGGGGCAAGTGGCAGAAGTTAAAGAAGCAGTGactacagaggagacaggagctgCACCAAACAAGGAG AAGCTGAACACTGCGTGCTCCAACCTACAGGGAACATGCTCTTACATCTGTTCTACTTTAGATGAATGTATAACGTATGTTAACACTAGCCTGCATCTGCAGAAACAAGACCCCCCTCTACCAGTCTTACCTGGGGATGTGGTTGGCAGCAAACTTCCCCTGAGTCGAAAG gtTAAACGCTCTCTTAGTCAGCCTGTTGAATCAGCACCACCAAG GACTCCTAATTCCCCAAGGCAGGGTGATGGAGTTACCGTTATAAAGAATCTGGAGCAAATGGCGATGAGGTTACATTCCCAAGAACGAAAGTACTTGGCAGCCAGTAATGCAACATCTGGATGA
- the LOC130355285 gene encoding pleckstrin homology domain-containing family A member 3-like isoform X2 produces MRLLDMEGSLLKWTNYLSVHQADSCRMDLYIPKEQCFYLRADNVADRQRWLVALGSAKACLGDIESQKSKDVLPDNDSLSRKLSELRLFCDLLMGQVAEVKEAVTTEETGAAPNKEKLNTACSNLQGTCSYICSTLDECITYVNTSLHLQKQDPPLPVLPGDVVGSKLPLSRKVKRSLSQPVESAPPRTPNSPRQGDGVTVIKNLEQMAMRLHSQERKYLAASNATSG; encoded by the exons TGCATCAGGCAGATAGCTGCAGAATGGATCTCTATATACCAAAGGAGCAGTGCTTTTACCTGCGAGCAGACAATGTAGCGGATAGACAAAGATGGTTGGTGGCCCTAGGTTCGGCCAAAGCCTGCTTGGGGGACATTGAATCTCAAAAATCTAAAG ATGTGCTGCCAGATAATGACAGTCTTAGTCGGAAGCTGTCAGAGTTGCGGCTCTTCTGTGATCTACTCATGGGGCAAGTGGCAGAAGTTAAAGAAGCAGTGactacagaggagacaggagctgCACCAAACAAGGAG AAGCTGAACACTGCGTGCTCCAACCTACAGGGAACATGCTCTTACATCTGTTCTACTTTAGATGAATGTATAACGTATGTTAACACTAGCCTGCATCTGCAGAAACAAGACCCCCCTCTACCAGTCTTACCTGGGGATGTGGTTGGCAGCAAACTTCCCCTGAGTCGAAAG gtTAAACGCTCTCTTAGTCAGCCTGTTGAATCAGCACCACCAAG GACTCCTAATTCCCCAAGGCAGGGTGATGGAGTTACCGTTATAAAGAATCTGGAGCAAATGGCGATGAGGTTACATTCCCAAGAACGAAAGTACTTGGCAGCCAGTAATGCAACATCTGGATGA